Proteins from a genomic interval of Poecile atricapillus isolate bPoeAtr1 chromosome 1, bPoeAtr1.hap1, whole genome shotgun sequence:
- the ASCL2 gene encoding achaete-scute homolog 2 yields MNGGALPPLSPAAARGRRRPASPELLRCKRRLAFAALPGTGAAAAAAVARRNERERNRVRLVNLGFAALRQHVPHGAASKKMSKVETLRSAVEYIRALQRLLDEHDAAASFPDGRGRVAVGEVGGGGGYSSASPSFASSAPGSPCSSEESGYDAALSPEERELLDFTSWLGSY; encoded by the coding sequence ATGAACGGCGGGGCTCTGCCGCCGCTGTCCCCCGCCGCAGCCCGCGGCCGCCGGCGGCCCGCCTCCCCCGAGCTGCTGCGCTGCAAGCGCCGCCTGGCCTTCGCCGCCCTGCCGGGCaccggggcggcggcggcggccgccgtGGCCCGTCGGAACGAGCGGGAGCGCAACCGCGTGCGGCTCGTCAACCTGGGCTTCGCCGCCCTCCGCCAGCACGTCCCCCACGGCGCCGCCAGCAAGAAGATGAGCAAGGTGGAGACCCTCCGCTCCGCCGTCGAGTACATCCGCGCCCTGCAGCGGCTCCTCGACGAGCACGACGCCGCCGCCTCTTTCCCCGACGGCCGCGGGCGGGTGGCCGTCGGGGAAgttggcggcggcggcggctaCTCCTCCGCTTCTCCCTCCTTCGCCTCCTCCGCGCCCGGCTCGCCGTGCTCCTCGGAGGAGAGCGGATACGACGCGGCGCTCAGCCCCGAGGAGCGGGAGCTGCTGGACTTCACCAGCTGGCTGGGGAGCTACTGA